From Microbacterium croceum, a single genomic window includes:
- the secF gene encoding protein translocase subunit SecF → MPSMNEFGNNLYSGKTSFPFVGKRRLWFIIAIILVVGSALVPLIRPIQFSIEFTGGSQFTVQAPDSRDQDIASEAVRSVVPGAATKVVIVSDKDVRVQTDQMSAAETQQVANALAKAYDVEPDAVTSSFIGPAWGENVTRQSLWGLAIFLALTFLILAIYFRTWKMSAAAIIGLLDVLVITVGVYALAGFEISPAAVIGFLTILAYSLYDTTVVFDKIRENTSEDGEKSARLFGESVNLAVNQTLIRSINTSVVAALPVGAVLFIGAFWLGAESLTDISLSIFVGILVATYSTLFVAAPLYSLFRENEPQLKERDARIRAARDKAAVEA, encoded by the coding sequence ATGCCTTCCATGAATGAGTTCGGCAACAACCTCTACAGCGGAAAGACCTCCTTCCCGTTCGTCGGCAAGCGTCGCCTGTGGTTCATCATCGCGATCATCCTCGTGGTGGGCTCTGCACTCGTGCCGCTGATCCGCCCGATCCAGTTCTCGATCGAGTTCACCGGCGGCTCACAGTTCACCGTGCAGGCGCCGGACAGCCGCGACCAGGACATCGCCTCCGAAGCCGTGCGTTCGGTGGTGCCGGGAGCGGCGACCAAGGTCGTCATCGTCAGCGACAAGGACGTGCGCGTCCAGACCGACCAGATGAGCGCCGCCGAGACCCAGCAGGTCGCCAACGCCCTCGCCAAGGCCTACGACGTCGAGCCCGACGCCGTGACCTCGTCGTTCATCGGCCCGGCCTGGGGCGAGAACGTCACTCGCCAGTCCCTCTGGGGTCTCGCGATCTTCCTGGCGCTGACCTTCCTCATCCTCGCGATCTACTTCCGCACCTGGAAGATGTCGGCGGCCGCGATCATCGGCCTGCTCGACGTCCTCGTGATCACGGTCGGCGTCTACGCCCTCGCCGGATTCGAGATCTCCCCGGCGGCGGTGATCGGCTTCCTCACGATCCTCGCGTACTCGCTGTACGACACCACGGTCGTCTTCGACAAGATCAGGGAGAACACCTCGGAGGACGGGGAGAAGTCCGCCCGCCTCTTCGGCGAGTCGGTCAACCTCGCGGTGAACCAGACGCTCATCCGATCGATCAACACGTCTGTCGTCGCTGCGCTGCCGGTCGGCGCGGTCCTCTTCATCGGCGCCTTCTGGCTCGGTGCCGAGTCGCTCACCGACATCTCGCTGTCGATCTTCGTCGGCATCCTGGTCGCGACCTACTCGACGCTGTTCGTCGCAGCTCCGCTGTACTCGCTGTTCCGCGAAAACGAGCCGCAGCTCAAGGAGCGCGACGCGCGCATCCGTGCGGCGCGCGACAAGGCCGCCGTCGAGGCCTGA
- a CDS encoding preprotein translocase subunit YajC, with protein sequence MPMEFLLFGLLAVLLVFMIFNTRKRTKAMKAEQEEKATKTVPGVKVLLQGGIYGTIVAYDPEDLDSPALVEIAPGTIIEVHSQAILRIVEPKDVVVDEVVADDAAAPAVDVETPEETRARLERDSDDK encoded by the coding sequence ATGCCCATGGAATTCCTCCTCTTCGGTCTTCTCGCCGTCCTCCTCGTCTTCATGATCTTCAACACGCGCAAGCGCACGAAGGCGATGAAGGCGGAGCAGGAGGAGAAGGCCACCAAGACCGTTCCCGGCGTGAAGGTGCTCCTCCAGGGCGGCATCTACGGCACGATCGTGGCCTACGACCCCGAAGACCTCGACTCCCCGGCACTCGTCGAGATCGCTCCCGGAACCATCATCGAGGTGCACAGCCAGGCGATCCTGCGCATCGTCGAGCCCAAGGACGTCGTCGTCGACGAGGTCGTGGCCGACGATGCTGCCGCCCCGGCCGTCGATGTCGAGACGCCGGAAGAGACGCGTGCGCGTCTCGAGCGCGACTCAGACGACAAGTAA
- a CDS encoding RelA/SpoT family protein, giving the protein MADTQSSSQGSSLRRLVPRIFSRASRVNDLDNLIRTVRANHPRGDFSVIERAYAVAKEKHTGQQRQSGEPYITHPLAVAQILAEMGLGPRAIAAALLHDTVEDTGYALTDLTAEFGDEVAMLVDGVTKLDKVKYGESAQAETVRKMIVAMSKDIRVLLIKLADRLHNARTWGFVPPEKAAKKAKETLEIYAPLANRLGIQAIKSELEDLSFAVLHPKIYNEIHSLIAQRTPQREKYLNQVVEEIDEDLRDLRIRGKVVGRPKQLYSVYQKMVIRGREFDDIYDLIGIRVLVGSVRDCYAVLGAIHARWTPLPGRFKDYIATPKFNLYQSLHTTVIGPAGRTVEIQIRTHEMHQQAEYGVAAHWMYKERMNGGGKTELRASDNDMAWLAHISDWQAETADPGEFLDSLRFEIGAKEVYVFTPKGRVIGLPAGATPVDFAYAVHTEIGHRTMGAKVNGRLVPLESELKSGDVVEVFTSKNPDAGPSQDWLGFVASTRARNKIRGWFTKERREEAIEQGKEAIARAMRRQNLPLQKLMSQDSFAEVAQQLRYEDVSALYAAVGEGHVSTQSVLEKVTALVAANDPTTGAIDLPGSIPTREPRAGDSGVLVRGASDILVKLAKCCTPVPGDAIVGFVTRGSGVSVHRSDCVNVKALSAEQDRFVDVSWAPTTKSVFRVQIQVEALDRSGLLSDVTRVLSEHHVNILSATVNTNDERLALSRFVFEMGDAVHLDRVLNAVRRIDAVYDVYRVTTS; this is encoded by the coding sequence ATGGCGGATACGCAGTCGTCTTCGCAGGGGTCCAGCCTGCGACGTCTGGTTCCCCGCATCTTCTCGCGCGCATCCAGGGTCAACGACCTCGACAATCTGATCCGCACTGTCCGCGCCAACCACCCGCGTGGCGACTTCTCCGTCATCGAGCGCGCGTACGCCGTCGCCAAGGAGAAGCACACCGGGCAGCAGCGCCAGAGCGGTGAGCCGTACATCACGCACCCGCTCGCGGTCGCCCAGATCCTCGCCGAGATGGGCCTCGGCCCCCGGGCGATCGCCGCCGCGCTGCTCCACGACACCGTCGAGGACACCGGGTACGCCCTCACCGACCTGACCGCCGAGTTCGGCGACGAGGTCGCCATGCTCGTCGACGGCGTCACGAAGCTCGACAAGGTCAAGTACGGGGAGAGCGCCCAAGCCGAGACCGTCCGCAAGATGATCGTCGCGATGTCCAAAGACATCCGCGTGCTGCTGATCAAGCTGGCTGACCGACTGCACAACGCGCGCACCTGGGGCTTCGTGCCGCCGGAGAAGGCGGCGAAGAAGGCCAAGGAGACGCTCGAGATCTATGCGCCCCTGGCGAATCGGCTCGGCATCCAGGCGATCAAGTCCGAGCTGGAGGACCTCTCCTTCGCGGTGCTGCACCCGAAGATCTACAACGAGATCCACAGCCTCATCGCTCAGCGCACCCCGCAGCGCGAGAAGTACCTGAACCAGGTCGTCGAGGAGATCGACGAGGACCTCCGCGATCTCCGCATCCGCGGCAAGGTCGTGGGGCGCCCGAAGCAGCTGTACTCGGTGTACCAGAAGATGGTCATCCGCGGTCGCGAGTTCGACGACATCTACGACCTCATCGGCATCCGCGTGCTGGTCGGCTCCGTTCGCGACTGCTACGCGGTGCTGGGTGCGATCCACGCGCGGTGGACTCCGCTGCCCGGTCGCTTCAAGGACTACATCGCCACGCCGAAGTTCAATCTCTACCAGTCGCTGCACACCACGGTCATCGGGCCGGCGGGGCGCACGGTGGAGATCCAGATCCGCACGCATGAGATGCACCAGCAGGCGGAGTACGGTGTCGCTGCGCATTGGATGTACAAGGAGCGGATGAACGGCGGCGGCAAGACCGAGCTGCGGGCGTCCGATAACGACATGGCATGGCTGGCGCACATCTCGGACTGGCAGGCCGAGACCGCAGATCCTGGCGAGTTCCTCGATTCCCTCCGCTTCGAGATCGGTGCGAAGGAGGTCTACGTCTTCACACCGAAGGGCCGGGTGATCGGTCTCCCCGCCGGTGCGACTCCGGTCGACTTCGCCTACGCGGTCCACACCGAGATCGGCCATCGCACGATGGGCGCGAAGGTCAACGGTCGTCTGGTGCCGCTGGAATCGGAACTCAAGAGCGGTGATGTGGTCGAGGTCTTCACCTCGAAGAACCCGGATGCCGGTCCGAGTCAGGACTGGCTCGGATTCGTCGCCAGCACGCGTGCCCGCAACAAGATCCGCGGGTGGTTCACAAAGGAGCGCCGCGAGGAGGCGATCGAACAGGGCAAGGAAGCCATCGCCCGTGCGATGCGCCGCCAGAACCTCCCGCTGCAGAAGCTGATGAGCCAGGATTCGTTCGCCGAGGTCGCTCAGCAGCTCCGCTACGAAGACGTCTCCGCGCTCTACGCCGCTGTCGGCGAAGGGCACGTGTCCACGCAGTCCGTGCTCGAGAAGGTCACGGCGCTCGTCGCAGCCAATGACCCGACGACAGGCGCGATCGATCTGCCCGGCAGCATCCCCACCAGGGAGCCGCGCGCCGGCGACTCCGGCGTGCTCGTGCGCGGAGCATCCGACATCCTCGTGAAGCTCGCGAAGTGCTGTACTCCGGTTCCCGGTGACGCGATCGTCGGTTTCGTGACCAGGGGGAGCGGCGTCTCGGTGCATCGCTCCGACTGTGTCAACGTCAAGGCTCTCAGCGCTGAACAGGACCGCTTCGTCGACGTGTCGTGGGCGCCCACGACCAAGAGCGTGTTCCGGGTGCAGATCCAGGTCGAGGCCCTGGACCGCTCCGGCCTGCTCTCCGATGTC
- the secD gene encoding protein translocase subunit SecD, which translates to MASSSPVRHAWRVLLGLLLVTGVLFGINSLGVYVFTDSNGDPASSWAPELALDLQGGTQIVLSAETEDGADPSAEQLNQAAAIIRQRVDASGVAEADITTEGGRNIVVQIPGPADEQTRERIQSSAQLEFRAVLATTGAATEFTGEDGVATPFPTPDPTLESTPSPEPTDGSDLSWVTPKLQAEFLAYDCSDPANDASNAPKEQPLIACDPSGQTKYLLGPTELTGTAIEDATSGRDPKSGAWLVQLTMNGEGADAFGKVSTRLNQNRIDGLAPRDQFAFVLDGSVISAPRMNGVILDGRPSISGSFTQESATTLADQLKFGALPLSFTVQSSDTISATLGTQQLQIGLIAGLIGLALVALYSLIVYRALGSVIIASITVMAVLTYIIICILAWRLGFRLSLAGVAGLIVSIGFTADSFIVYFERIRDELRDGKSITAAVEDGWGRAKRTIYISKSINILAAVVLYILADATVKGFAFTLGLTTLIDVFIFVIFTHPVMQLLARTRFFGGGHKLSGLDPEALGAVYRSRSAYREVATASAGRGAKNARSRGEADRRQTIAERKRAEALSNDRSTTAGSEGDN; encoded by the coding sequence GTGGCTTCATCCTCTCCGGTCCGTCACGCCTGGCGGGTCCTCCTCGGCCTGCTCCTCGTGACGGGCGTGCTGTTCGGCATCAACTCACTCGGCGTCTACGTCTTCACGGACAGCAACGGCGATCCGGCGAGCTCCTGGGCGCCGGAGCTCGCACTCGACCTGCAGGGCGGCACGCAGATCGTGCTGAGCGCCGAGACGGAAGACGGCGCAGACCCTTCGGCGGAACAGCTCAACCAGGCGGCAGCCATCATCCGTCAGCGCGTCGACGCCTCGGGCGTCGCGGAGGCGGACATCACCACCGAGGGCGGGCGGAACATCGTCGTCCAGATCCCCGGACCGGCCGATGAGCAGACCCGCGAGCGGATCCAGTCGAGCGCGCAGCTCGAGTTCCGCGCGGTGTTGGCCACGACCGGGGCAGCCACGGAGTTCACCGGCGAGGACGGCGTGGCGACGCCGTTCCCGACCCCGGATCCCACCCTCGAGTCGACGCCTTCACCGGAGCCGACCGACGGCAGCGACCTCTCCTGGGTCACGCCGAAGCTGCAGGCGGAGTTCCTCGCCTATGACTGCAGCGACCCCGCGAACGACGCCTCGAACGCGCCGAAGGAGCAGCCGCTGATCGCGTGCGACCCCAGCGGACAGACCAAGTACCTCCTCGGCCCGACCGAGCTCACCGGCACGGCGATCGAAGACGCGACCAGCGGCCGAGACCCCAAGTCGGGTGCGTGGCTGGTGCAGCTCACCATGAACGGCGAGGGCGCCGACGCCTTCGGCAAGGTCAGCACGCGCCTGAATCAGAACCGCATCGACGGCCTGGCCCCGCGCGATCAGTTCGCGTTCGTGCTCGATGGCAGTGTCATCTCTGCGCCGCGGATGAACGGCGTGATCCTCGACGGACGCCCCAGCATCTCCGGATCGTTCACCCAGGAGTCGGCGACGACTCTCGCCGACCAGCTCAAATTCGGCGCGCTTCCCCTCAGCTTCACGGTGCAGAGCTCGGACACGATCTCGGCGACCCTCGGCACTCAGCAGCTGCAGATCGGTCTGATCGCGGGTCTGATCGGTCTCGCGCTGGTCGCCCTCTATTCGCTGATCGTGTATCGGGCGCTCGGGTCGGTGATCATCGCGTCGATCACAGTGATGGCTGTGCTCACCTACATCATCATCTGCATCCTGGCCTGGCGACTCGGCTTCCGCCTGTCGCTCGCGGGTGTGGCCGGTCTCATCGTGTCGATCGGATTCACGGCGGACTCGTTCATCGTGTACTTCGAGAGAATCCGAGATGAGTTGCGTGACGGCAAGTCGATCACGGCGGCGGTCGAGGACGGCTGGGGTCGCGCGAAGCGCACGATCTACATCTCCAAGTCGATCAACATCCTGGCCGCGGTCGTGTTGTACATCCTGGCCGATGCCACGGTGAAGGGCTTCGCGTTCACTCTGGGCTTGACGACCCTGATCGACGTCTTCATCTTCGTGATCTTCACGCACCCGGTCATGCAGCTGCTCGCCCGCACGAGGTTCTTCGGCGGTGGCCACAAGTTGTCCGGTCTCGACCCCGAGGCCCTGGGAGCGGTCTACCGCAGCCGTTCCGCGTACCGTGAGGTGGCGACCGCGTCGGCCGGGCGTGGGGCGAAGAACGCCCGCTCGCGCGGCGAGGCCGATCGTCGGCAGACCATCGCCGAGCGCAAGCGCGCAGAGGCACTCTCGAATGACAGATCGACGACAGCCGGAAGTGAGGGAGACAACTGA